One genomic region from Gemmatimonadota bacterium encodes:
- a CDS encoding RNA polymerase sigma factor RpoD/SigA — translation MKLPSKRKEFVDEGLLDQYLRDISAYPLISREAEAALAVGIRAGDEEAMNQLVRANLRFVVSVAKKYQNQGVNLSDLINEGNLGLMRAAKRFDETKGIKFISYAVWWIRQAILQALAEQSRIVRVPLNRAGDLHRIGKHAAMLLQDLGREPTHHEIAEGMGISEEEVARTMAISHTHLSLDAPMTPGEDNSLIDHLADTNRLLPDEETFEKALIETVHKSLLILKPREARVLRMYFGLDGDEPMTLEVIGEVLGVTRERVRQIKDRALLKLRHHSKKRALESFLGS, via the coding sequence ATGAAGCTGCCGTCCAAGCGAAAGGAATTTGTTGATGAGGGCCTGCTGGATCAGTACCTGCGGGACATCAGTGCATACCCACTGATCTCCCGCGAAGCTGAAGCTGCACTGGCCGTCGGCATTCGCGCGGGCGATGAAGAGGCGATGAACCAGCTGGTCCGCGCCAATCTCCGCTTCGTCGTGTCGGTTGCAAAAAAATATCAGAACCAGGGCGTCAATCTCTCGGATCTAATCAACGAGGGAAATCTGGGACTGATGCGCGCCGCCAAACGTTTCGACGAGACCAAGGGGATCAAGTTCATCTCCTACGCGGTCTGGTGGATCCGTCAGGCGATTCTGCAGGCACTGGCCGAGCAGTCGCGCATCGTCCGCGTGCCGCTGAACCGCGCGGGTGATCTGCATCGGATCGGAAAGCACGCGGCAATGCTGCTCCAGGACCTGGGGCGCGAGCCGACGCATCATGAAATCGCCGAGGGGATGGGAATCTCCGAGGAAGAGGTCGCGCGCACCATGGCGATCTCGCACACGCACCTTTCGCTCGACGCGCCAATGACGCCGGGCGAAGACAACTCGCTCATAGATCACCTTGCCGATACAAATCGCCTTCTGCCGGATGAAGAAACTTTCGAGAAGGCACTCATCGAAACTGTCCACAAGTCGCTGCTCATCCTCAAGCCGCGTGAAGCACGCGTGCTGCGCATGTATTTCGGCCTCGACGGCGACGAGCCGATGACGCTCGAGGTAATCGGAGAAGTACTCGGTGTGACGCGCGAGCGCGTGCGTCAGATAAAGGATCGCGCGCTCCTCAAGCTGCGCCATCACTCCAAGAAACGCGCGCTCGAATCGTTCCTCGGCTCATGA
- the lepB gene encoding signal peptidase I translates to MRGFVRAVLQLGASVLLFLVTRALVVEMYKIPTPSMQRTLLVGDFLVVNKMVYGPELPFTHIKLPGIHQPRRGDVIVFKWPSDPSINFVKRVVGVPGDTLLMHDGVLQRNGFPLKESYVTHTSADADMAVDEFRWQRDYLVKSARASEAYWPSRNNWGPLVVPPHDLFVLGDNRDNSLDSRYWGFVPDSLVRGQPMFVYFSYRPDSASAWSWLTNARWKRLGTIVR, encoded by the coding sequence ATGCGTGGATTCGTGCGAGCGGTTTTGCAGCTGGGAGCGTCGGTGCTGCTGTTCCTGGTAACGCGCGCTCTGGTGGTCGAGATGTACAAGATCCCGACACCGAGCATGCAGCGCACGCTGCTTGTTGGTGACTTCCTGGTGGTCAACAAGATGGTGTACGGCCCGGAGCTGCCGTTCACCCACATCAAGCTTCCTGGAATCCACCAGCCGCGCCGCGGCGATGTGATCGTATTCAAATGGCCGTCCGATCCATCCATCAACTTCGTGAAGCGGGTGGTCGGCGTACCGGGCGACACGCTGCTGATGCATGACGGAGTCCTCCAGCGCAACGGGTTCCCGCTCAAGGAGAGCTACGTCACCCATACGTCGGCCGACGCCGACATGGCCGTCGATGAGTTTCGGTGGCAGCGGGATTATCTGGTCAAGTCAGCCCGTGCGAGTGAAGCGTACTGGCCCTCCCGCAACAACTGGGGCCCCCTGGTAGTCCCTCCGCACGATCTCTTCGTGCTCGGCGACAATCGCGACAACTCGCTCGACAGCCGGTACTGGGGCTTCGTTCCCGACTCTCTCGTCCGCGGCCAGCCGATGTTCGTTTATTTCAGCTACCGGCCCGATTCTGCCTCCGCCTGGAGCTGGCTCACCAACGCCCGCTGGAAGCGGCTTGGAACGATCGTTCGATAA
- a CDS encoding aldehyde dehydrogenase family protein, protein MKVFKNFVAGAWVEPSTGKYFDNRNPADLNDVIGKFPLSNSTDVDRAVASAKRGFELWKATPAPQRGDILRKAGDLLVARKEEIADAMTREMGKPLTETRGDVQEGIDTAYYAATMGRQLSGRTVPSELRNKWAMSFRRPIGVAGLICPFNFPMAIPTWKMFPALVCGNSVIFKPAEDVPHTGTLLVEILLDAGLPPEVIQLLHGTGEDVGAPLVEHPDVPLISFTGSTATGSIVGATCGRMHKRLSLEMGGKNAQIVLDDADLDLALEGALWGAFGTTGQRCTATSRLILQKGIHDNFLGMLVERTKELKLGDGRKKGVDVGPVINEAALRKIEHYVDIGQAGGADIVCGAQRPSGDAFKDGLFYEPTIFTRVEPTQRIAFEEIFGPVLSVIRVSTPDEAFAVNNAVKYGLSSSVYTRDVNISFRALQELDNGITYINAPTIGAEAHLPFGGVKQTGNGHREGGWEVYDFYSETKVGYVDYSGTLQRAQIDTYLGTPD, encoded by the coding sequence ATGAAAGTCTTCAAGAACTTCGTCGCGGGTGCATGGGTCGAGCCGTCCACGGGCAAGTATTTCGACAACCGCAATCCCGCTGATCTCAATGACGTGATCGGAAAGTTTCCGCTCTCGAATTCGACAGACGTCGATCGCGCTGTCGCGAGCGCAAAACGCGGATTCGAATTGTGGAAGGCGACGCCAGCGCCGCAGCGTGGCGACATCCTGCGCAAGGCAGGCGATCTGCTCGTCGCGCGCAAGGAAGAGATCGCCGACGCTATGACGCGTGAGATGGGCAAGCCGCTCACCGAAACACGCGGCGACGTTCAGGAAGGAATCGATACCGCTTACTACGCGGCCACGATGGGACGCCAGCTCTCCGGACGCACCGTTCCGTCGGAGCTGCGCAACAAGTGGGCGATGAGCTTCCGCCGCCCGATCGGCGTCGCGGGGCTGATCTGCCCGTTCAATTTCCCGATGGCGATCCCCACGTGGAAGATGTTCCCAGCGCTCGTGTGCGGGAACTCGGTGATCTTCAAGCCCGCCGAGGATGTGCCGCACACCGGGACATTGCTCGTCGAGATCCTGCTCGACGCAGGGCTACCGCCAGAAGTGATTCAGCTGCTGCATGGAACCGGTGAAGATGTCGGCGCTCCACTGGTCGAGCATCCCGACGTTCCGCTCATCTCGTTCACAGGATCGACCGCGACCGGCAGCATCGTCGGTGCAACGTGCGGGCGCATGCACAAGCGCCTGTCGCTCGAGATGGGTGGCAAGAACGCCCAGATCGTGCTCGACGACGCAGATCTCGATCTTGCACTCGAAGGCGCGCTCTGGGGCGCGTTCGGAACTACGGGCCAGCGCTGCACCGCGACCAGCCGTCTCATCCTGCAGAAGGGAATCCACGACAACTTCCTCGGCATGCTGGTCGAGCGTACCAAGGAGTTGAAGCTGGGCGACGGCAGAAAGAAGGGCGTCGACGTCGGGCCTGTCATCAACGAAGCAGCGCTCCGGAAGATCGAGCACTACGTTGATATCGGGCAGGCCGGCGGCGCGGATATCGTCTGCGGCGCGCAGCGTCCCAGCGGTGATGCTTTCAAGGACGGCCTCTTCTACGAGCCGACGATCTTCACACGCGTCGAGCCGACGCAGAGGATCGCCTTCGAAGAGATCTTCGGGCCGGTGCTGTCGGTAATCCGCGTCTCGACGCCGGACGAGGCGTTTGCGGTGAACAATGCCGTCAAGTACGGCCTGTCGTCATCGGTCTACACGCGGGATGTCAACATCTCGTTCCGGGCTCTACAGGAGCTCGACAACGGCATAACGTACATCAACGCCCCAACCATCGGCGCCGAGGCACATCTGCCCTTTGGAGGGGTAAAGCAGACTGGCAACGGCCATCGCGAGGGCGGATGGGAAGTGTATGACTTCTATTCCGAGACCAAGGTGGGCTATGTCGATTACTCCGGCACGCTCCAGCGCGCTCAGATCGATACTTACCTTGGGACGCCGGACTAG
- a CDS encoding VOC family protein, whose amino-acid sequence MNDTSASDYSVPAGVDIGHTHLKVADLDRALAFYHGVLGFDITQRYGTQAAFVSAGGYHHHIGLNTWESRGGTAPPRGHTGLYHVAIRYPTQRDLAIAVRRVMAAGIPLQGAADHGVSEAIYLSDPDGNGIELYWDRPSEEWPRSESGFPLMGTDPLDLEKLLQTAD is encoded by the coding sequence ATGAACGATACGTCCGCTTCCGATTACTCAGTCCCCGCCGGCGTCGACATCGGCCACACCCATCTCAAGGTCGCGGACCTTGATCGCGCCCTGGCGTTCTACCACGGTGTGCTCGGCTTCGACATAACGCAACGCTACGGGACACAGGCGGCGTTCGTTTCGGCCGGAGGCTATCACCATCACATCGGCCTCAACACGTGGGAGAGCCGTGGCGGGACAGCGCCTCCGCGGGGACACACCGGGCTTTACCATGTCGCGATCCGGTATCCGACCCAGCGGGACCTGGCGATAGCGGTCAGGCGCGTCATGGCTGCAGGTATCCCGCTGCAGGGCGCCGCGGACCACGGAGTGAGCGAGGCGATCTATCTGAGCGATCCGGACGGGAATGGAATCGAGCTTTACTGGGATCGTCCGAGCGAGGAATGGCCACGATCGGAAAGCGGTTTCCCGCTGATGGGGACAGATCCGCTGGATCTGGAGAAGCTGCTGCAAACGGCGGATTGA
- a CDS encoding YifB family Mg chelatase-like AAA ATPase produces the protein MLAAIRSAAVIGIDAYNVTVEVDAAQGLPQWTIVGLPAGAVKESRERVGAAIVNSGFTLPPRRITVNLAPADIRKEGTAFDLPIALGILVATGQVDPGAVENRMFVGELSLDGAVRNIRGALSVARHVGRVSPGSVLVVPPANHAEAGRVTNILLAAPATLRELVLQLRCDELLVARAAESAESQRAYEVDFSDVVGQESAKRALEVAAAGSHNLVMIGPPGAGKTMLARRLPTILPDLSEEEALEVIAIHSVAGVLSPEITLGARPFRAPHHSISGAGLIGGGSSPRPGEVSLAHNGVLFLDEMLEFSRGVLDGLRQPLEDASVVIARAAMSVSFPARFTLVGATNPCPCGRAGEPGRKCSCGAAEVAKYAARMSGPLVDRIDMHVPVGAVALRDLSADAEGGDNSAAMRDRVGHARYVQRARYRALRGVTCNAHVPGRWLDRHTPIDTDARTLLHSAASTLDLSARAYHRVLKVARTIADLNGDERIAPPHVAEALRYRPSVRK, from the coding sequence ATGCTAGCAGCGATAAGATCGGCCGCCGTCATCGGCATCGATGCCTACAACGTGACAGTCGAGGTTGACGCAGCGCAAGGCTTGCCGCAATGGACCATTGTGGGCCTGCCAGCCGGCGCTGTCAAGGAGAGCAGAGAACGGGTCGGAGCCGCGATAGTGAATTCGGGGTTCACGCTTCCGCCTCGGCGGATAACGGTCAACCTTGCTCCGGCGGACATTCGCAAGGAAGGTACCGCGTTCGATTTGCCGATCGCACTCGGCATTCTGGTCGCAACGGGGCAGGTCGATCCCGGCGCCGTCGAGAATCGGATGTTCGTGGGCGAATTGAGTCTGGATGGCGCGGTGCGCAACATACGCGGCGCGCTCTCGGTCGCGCGCCACGTCGGTCGCGTTTCGCCGGGATCGGTGCTGGTCGTTCCGCCAGCGAATCACGCCGAGGCGGGTCGCGTCACGAATATCCTGCTGGCCGCGCCCGCGACGTTGCGTGAGTTGGTCCTGCAGCTGCGTTGTGACGAGCTCCTGGTCGCGCGCGCGGCGGAGTCCGCTGAATCTCAGCGTGCGTATGAAGTCGACTTCTCGGACGTCGTGGGTCAGGAGAGCGCGAAGCGCGCGCTGGAAGTCGCTGCTGCCGGCTCGCACAATCTGGTCATGATCGGGCCGCCAGGAGCTGGCAAGACGATGCTCGCGCGCCGTCTCCCGACGATTCTTCCCGATCTCAGCGAGGAAGAAGCGCTCGAAGTGATTGCGATTCACTCGGTTGCTGGGGTGTTGTCGCCTGAGATTACGCTCGGCGCGCGCCCCTTTCGTGCGCCGCATCACTCGATATCGGGTGCAGGTCTCATTGGAGGTGGAAGCAGCCCGCGCCCCGGAGAGGTTAGCCTCGCGCACAACGGAGTTCTGTTTCTGGACGAGATGCTGGAGTTTTCGCGCGGAGTGCTGGACGGATTGCGACAGCCGTTGGAGGATGCCTCGGTCGTCATCGCGCGCGCCGCGATGTCGGTGAGCTTTCCCGCGCGATTCACATTGGTCGGCGCCACGAATCCCTGTCCTTGCGGAAGGGCCGGCGAGCCCGGTCGCAAGTGCAGTTGCGGAGCGGCAGAAGTTGCAAAGTACGCTGCGCGAATGTCGGGTCCGCTCGTCGACAGAATCGACATGCACGTGCCCGTTGGTGCAGTTGCATTGCGTGACCTGAGTGCAGATGCCGAAGGTGGCGATAATTCTGCTGCAATGCGCGATCGGGTCGGTCATGCGCGTTACGTTCAACGCGCGCGCTACCGGGCGTTGCGCGGCGTCACGTGCAACGCGCACGTTCCCGGGCGCTGGCTCGATCGCCACACTCCGATTGACACGGATGCGCGCACTCTGTTGCACTCGGCGGCTTCCACGCTCGATCTGTCGGCCCGTGCATATCACCGCGTGCTCAAGGTCGCGCGCACCATCGCAGATCTGAACGGCGACGAGCGAATCGCCCCGCCGCATGTCGCGGAAGCGTTGCGATACCGACCATCGGTGCGAAAGTGA
- a CDS encoding cation:proton antiporter, whose amino-acid sequence MTPTALASAIPGTSLARGLFIVALALGSGSANAQRPAPPAPLPTAPASWDTLYSQHRFFDLRDAVRTAGGATGPDVQFYRGIVAHAFNDNDGAIESLAPLIDSMPRGFSRSHLADAADALADSYARVFRYRESAATYRRALRVGRGALDAATRSLFTQRAERADALASVPPQRIRWTAESNTSPVPNDSVAFAAVALINSTAPRVRLGVDAGATFTIIDSTTAASHNVQILKDSVHTTVGGRTITARIGVVRSMNIGTARLANVVVIVAPDDSLQLSYMRYPVSGIIGLPVLSALGSVSFMRDGHIALSSPGADNDSSAAPNMALADGAAVVAASYDTSRIALLLDSRASRTLLYPSFVREFPKATRSATLTTYVGTQLDGGVTSMPSYMIPGITLGVNGRPIRIGSVHALMRDVDLRAQFYAGALGQDALQTADRVTLDFSAMTLRLRDPPQTPVLPKIVYPTGTVGMPSPVSKVPGDIAFVVLLFALFVVPKALQRYRLPSAITSLLMGAGATALGLFHNDPTLHLLSTFGIVALFLFAGLEIDGHELKRQAAPLVVHGIVWSVILALGSTIIAFGFGFATRPAVLIALALLTPSTGFILSSLSGFGLLEGERFAVKTYVIASELLALTVLFFVLQSTSIGRLAFAVAAMIVVVTIIPFMFRLFARLVAPHAPRSEFAFLLMVAIVCAYATTRLGVYYLVGAFLVGIAAQRFRSELPAMSSEKMVDALESFGSVFIPFYFFHAGTEIVREQITMRAILVGLLLIVLLIPVRVGITMLQRRSFLKDSTAVARRIGVALIPTLVFTLVIVDILNVNFGVEKYVLGALVLYTVINTSVPAFVLHSAPPEFENVEAADIV is encoded by the coding sequence ATGACGCCGACAGCCCTCGCCAGCGCCATCCCCGGTACGTCGCTCGCCCGCGGTCTGTTCATCGTCGCGTTAGCCCTTGGCTCCGGAAGTGCCAACGCTCAACGCCCTGCACCGCCGGCGCCTCTGCCGACTGCCCCCGCGTCGTGGGACACACTCTACAGCCAGCATCGCTTCTTCGATCTGCGCGATGCGGTCCGCACAGCCGGTGGTGCAACTGGTCCGGACGTGCAGTTCTACCGGGGGATCGTCGCACACGCGTTCAACGACAATGACGGCGCAATCGAATCGCTCGCGCCGCTCATCGACAGCATGCCCCGTGGCTTCAGCCGATCACACCTGGCAGACGCTGCCGATGCGCTTGCCGATAGTTATGCGCGCGTCTTTCGCTATCGCGAATCGGCCGCGACGTACCGGCGCGCACTGCGCGTCGGAAGGGGCGCGCTCGACGCCGCCACCCGGTCGCTTTTTACGCAGCGTGCAGAGCGCGCGGACGCACTGGCGAGCGTACCTCCACAACGCATCAGGTGGACAGCGGAATCGAATACGTCGCCGGTTCCAAACGACAGTGTGGCATTCGCGGCGGTTGCGCTCATCAATAGCACCGCGCCACGCGTGCGCCTCGGCGTTGACGCGGGCGCCACGTTCACGATCATAGATTCGACAACCGCGGCATCGCACAATGTTCAGATTCTCAAGGACTCCGTGCACACGACCGTTGGCGGCCGAACGATCACGGCGCGAATCGGCGTCGTTCGCAGCATGAACATAGGCACAGCCCGGCTCGCCAATGTTGTCGTCATCGTTGCACCGGACGACTCGCTGCAGTTGAGCTACATGCGCTATCCGGTAAGCGGCATCATCGGGCTGCCGGTTCTGTCCGCACTCGGCAGCGTTTCATTCATGCGCGACGGACACATCGCACTGTCCTCGCCAGGTGCGGACAATGACTCGTCCGCCGCACCGAACATGGCACTTGCAGATGGTGCGGCTGTCGTCGCCGCGTCGTATGACACCAGCCGGATCGCGCTGCTGCTCGATTCGCGTGCGTCCAGGACACTGCTGTATCCATCGTTTGTGCGTGAGTTTCCGAAAGCGACCAGATCCGCCACCTTGACCACGTACGTTGGCACCCAGCTGGACGGTGGCGTTACGTCGATGCCGTCGTACATGATTCCCGGCATCACGCTTGGCGTCAACGGCCGTCCGATCAGGATCGGCTCGGTGCATGCACTGATGCGCGACGTGGACTTGCGCGCACAATTCTATGCGGGTGCGCTGGGTCAGGACGCACTGCAAACCGCCGATCGTGTGACGCTCGACTTCTCGGCGATGACGCTACGTCTTCGTGACCCACCGCAGACGCCGGTGCTGCCGAAGATCGTCTACCCTACAGGCACCGTGGGGATGCCGTCCCCGGTGAGCAAGGTGCCCGGCGACATCGCCTTCGTTGTTCTGCTGTTTGCGCTGTTCGTCGTGCCGAAAGCCCTGCAACGGTACCGGCTGCCGAGCGCAATTACCAGCCTGCTCATGGGCGCCGGTGCGACGGCACTCGGACTGTTTCACAACGATCCGACACTTCACCTCCTGTCGACATTCGGAATCGTCGCGCTGTTCCTGTTCGCAGGACTCGAGATCGATGGGCACGAGCTCAAACGACAGGCGGCACCGCTCGTCGTGCACGGTATAGTCTGGTCGGTGATTCTCGCGCTCGGATCTACGATCATCGCGTTCGGCTTCGGCTTCGCCACTCGTCCGGCGGTGTTGATCGCACTCGCGCTGCTTACGCCATCGACCGGCTTCATACTCTCGTCCCTGTCGGGCTTTGGCCTGCTGGAGGGCGAGCGGTTTGCCGTGAAGACCTACGTCATCGCGTCGGAGCTGCTTGCACTGACAGTACTTTTCTTCGTGCTCCAGTCGACCTCGATAGGGAGGCTGGCGTTCGCCGTCGCGGCGATGATCGTCGTGGTGACAATCATCCCATTCATGTTTCGGCTTTTCGCGCGGTTGGTCGCGCCGCACGCTCCGCGCTCGGAGTTCGCGTTCCTGCTGATGGTCGCGATCGTATGCGCGTACGCGACGACGCGGTTGGGCGTCTACTACCTGGTAGGCGCATTTCTCGTCGGTATCGCAGCGCAGCGGTTCCGATCGGAGCTGCCGGCCATGTCGTCGGAGAAGATGGTGGATGCGCTCGAGTCGTTCGGGTCGGTGTTCATCCCGTTCTACTTCTTTCACGCCGGGACGGAGATAGTGCGTGAGCAGATCACGATGCGCGCGATCCTCGTGGGCCTACTCCTGATAGTGCTGCTCATTCCAGTCCGCGTCGGGATCACGATGCTTCAACGCCGTTCCTTTCTCAAGGATTCAACTGCGGTCGCACGCAGGATCGGTGTCGCGCTCATCCCCACGCTGGTATTCACGCTCGTCATTGTCGACATACTGAACGTAAACTTCGGTGTCGAGAAGTACGTTCTCGGTGCTCTGGTTCTCTACACGGTGATCAACACCAGCGTTCCCGCGTTCGTGCTGCACTCCGCACCGCCAGAGTTCGAGAACGTGGAAGCAGCGGACATCGTTTAG
- the pal gene encoding peptidoglycan-associated lipoprotein Pal, with translation MLSKRWSVCAAAALLYGGVAAAQQPGTLLLGGFGQYTIFDGSLKTGGSTGAGITDNKFGFGGRIGAFIAPHWDVEAEGSYTNAATNGPADMKYGPIAARLVYGLPIFTNTSLLIGAGGVLSPFHNDVVGAGNYYTYRYGATGDLGLRVMLGDMWALRGDAIADYAPSSPSMKNFRFQAGLEVMPDFMTLMGKGATAPANFAWWDDQPQPLPGTMELKGFGSWNHYDSKLGFDTGFGNSIGYGAGLGVFLTPNWEVEGDGSYVNPKTATTQGPPVGTSYDNGNFSLRLNYNIPVFSRSQFIIGAGAVRSSFHRSDNAPATWTSYAYGPEGLVGFRLGLANRIALRVDGVANYLMGDFKTTNFGARAGLSFMLGGASRTVIDTTHVPPPPPPPPPPPPPPPPPPPPPPPPPPVVVDSTKITASIYFDFDKSDIRTDAQATMDAKIPYLQANPGMRIRIEGNTDERGSDEYNLALGQRRAASAKKYLVDHGIDAGRIDIVSYGEERPACTDHNETCWQQNRRDDFRILVIGSDSIKAPQ, from the coding sequence ATGTTATCTAAGCGTTGGTCCGTCTGCGCCGCAGCGGCCTTGCTTTACGGAGGAGTCGCGGCTGCCCAGCAGCCCGGCACTCTGTTGCTAGGCGGCTTCGGCCAGTACACGATCTTTGACGGCTCCCTTAAAACCGGTGGAAGCACCGGCGCGGGGATCACCGACAACAAGTTTGGTTTCGGCGGTCGCATTGGAGCGTTCATCGCTCCGCATTGGGACGTAGAAGCAGAAGGTTCCTATACCAATGCCGCAACGAATGGTCCCGCCGACATGAAGTATGGACCGATCGCGGCGCGCCTGGTTTATGGGCTCCCGATCTTCACTAATACCTCGCTCCTCATCGGTGCTGGTGGCGTACTCTCTCCGTTCCACAACGACGTTGTTGGCGCTGGGAACTACTACACGTACCGGTATGGTGCGACGGGCGACCTCGGCCTTCGCGTGATGCTTGGTGACATGTGGGCGCTTCGCGGCGACGCGATCGCCGACTACGCACCGTCGTCACCGAGCATGAAGAACTTTCGTTTCCAGGCCGGCCTCGAAGTGATGCCTGATTTCATGACGTTGATGGGCAAGGGAGCGACCGCTCCTGCGAACTTCGCGTGGTGGGATGATCAGCCGCAGCCTCTGCCCGGAACGATGGAGCTCAAGGGCTTCGGTTCGTGGAACCACTACGATAGCAAGCTCGGCTTCGACACCGGCTTCGGCAACTCGATCGGCTATGGCGCCGGTCTTGGTGTGTTCCTCACGCCGAACTGGGAAGTTGAAGGCGACGGCTCTTACGTCAACCCGAAGACGGCGACGACGCAGGGTCCCCCGGTCGGAACCAGTTACGACAATGGTAATTTCTCGCTGCGCCTGAACTACAACATTCCAGTGTTCTCGCGTAGTCAGTTCATCATCGGTGCTGGTGCAGTTCGCTCGAGCTTCCATCGCAGCGACAACGCACCTGCAACGTGGACGTCGTATGCTTACGGTCCAGAAGGTCTCGTTGGATTCCGTCTCGGTCTCGCGAACCGCATTGCGCTTCGCGTCGACGGCGTCGCCAACTACCTGATGGGTGATTTCAAGACGACGAACTTTGGCGCTCGTGCTGGTCTGAGCTTCATGCTCGGCGGCGCGTCGCGTACTGTCATCGACACTACGCACGTTCCACCGCCGCCACCACCGCCGCCACCACCGCCGCCACCACCGCCGCCGCCACCGCCGCCGCCGCCGCCACCACCGCCAGTGGTTGTCGACTCGACGAAGATCACGGCCAGCATCTACTTCGACTTCGATAAGTCGGATATCAGGACGGATGCACAGGCGACGATGGATGCCAAGATCCCGTACCTCCAGGCGAATCCGGGTATGCGTATCCGCATCGAAGGAAACACCGACGAGCGCGGCTCGGATGAGTACAACCTGGCCCTCGGCCAGCGCCGTGCAGCCTCGGCCAAGAAGTACCTCGTCGATCATGGTATCGACGCGGGCAGAATCGACATCGTGAGCTACGGTGAAGAGCGCCCGGCTTGCACGGATCACAACGAGACGTGCTGGCAGCAGAACCGTCGCGATGATTTCCGAATCCTCGTGATCGGTAGCGATTCAATCAAGGCGCCGCAGTAA